In Marivirga salinae, a single window of DNA contains:
- the rsmG gene encoding 16S rRNA (guanine(527)-N(7))-methyltransferase RsmG: protein MDSSAIVEKYFPHLNAQQKAQFQELGNLYAEWNEKINVVSRKDIEHIYEKHILHALAIAKFQDLSGKKILDVGTGGGFPGIPLAIMFPDAHFTLVDSIGKKIKVVKAVAESLGLENVEAFHQRAEKTKGKFDFVISRAVTRMKGFIHWVIEKVHSDKPEENSGIIALKGGDLNEEMAEIKRMYQEVSISDYFSEPFFETKKIVFVPF, encoded by the coding sequence ATGGACAGTAGTGCTATAGTAGAAAAGTATTTCCCTCATCTGAATGCACAGCAAAAAGCACAATTTCAAGAATTAGGCAATTTATATGCTGAGTGGAATGAAAAAATAAATGTGGTATCCCGTAAAGACATCGAGCATATTTATGAAAAACATATTCTTCATGCATTAGCTATAGCGAAATTTCAAGACCTTTCTGGTAAGAAAATATTGGATGTAGGAACTGGTGGCGGTTTTCCAGGGATTCCGTTAGCAATTATGTTTCCTGATGCACACTTTACTTTAGTAGACTCCATTGGAAAGAAAATTAAAGTGGTAAAAGCAGTTGCAGAAAGTTTAGGTTTGGAAAACGTGGAAGCCTTCCATCAAAGAGCTGAAAAAACGAAAGGTAAATTTGACTTTGTAATAAGCCGAGCCGTTACTCGAATGAAAGGATTCATACATTGGGTGATTGAAAAAGTACATTCTGATAAACCAGAAGAAAATAGCGGAATCATCGCCTTAAAAGGAGGTGATTTAAACGAAGAAATGGCGGAAATTAAAAGAATGTATCAAGAAGTTTCAATCTCTGATTACTTTTCAGAACCTTTTTTCGAGACTAAGAAAATTGTTTTTGTACCCTTCTAA
- a CDS encoding RNA polymerase sigma factor: MEINKNRNFSEKALKDFRLIDQAVIAKDQMAYAELMKRYKKPVYHMVLKMVRNVDDAEDLTIEAFSKAFKSLHRFKKDYTFSTWLFRIATNNAIDFIRKKKLRTISIHSSYTDDNGDAVELDVEDKGNLTPQDKAIKTQRIELMRMFVDKLPAKYQRLVKLRYFQELSYEEIATELEAPLGTIKAQLHRSRELMRELITGKETQF; this comes from the coding sequence ATGGAAATAAATAAAAATAGAAATTTTTCAGAGAAGGCATTAAAGGATTTTAGACTCATTGACCAAGCAGTGATAGCCAAAGACCAAATGGCTTATGCTGAGTTGATGAAAAGATATAAAAAACCTGTTTATCACATGGTGTTGAAAATGGTGAGAAATGTGGATGATGCGGAGGATTTAACCATTGAGGCATTTTCTAAAGCCTTTAAAAGTCTTCATCGATTTAAAAAAGATTACACTTTCAGTACTTGGCTTTTTAGAATTGCAACCAATAATGCAATTGATTTTATTCGAAAGAAGAAATTAAGAACCATCAGTATTCACTCATCTTATACAGATGATAATGGGGATGCTGTAGAATTGGATGTGGAAGACAAAGGGAATTTAACCCCACAAGATAAAGCTATTAAAACACAAAGAATTGAATTGATGCGCATGTTTGTGGATAAATTACCTGCAAAATATCAGCGATTAGTGAAATTAAGATACTTCCAGGAATTGTCTTATGAAGAAATAGCTACTGAATTAGAGGCTCCTTTAGGTACTATTAAAGCGCAACTTCACCGTTCAAGAGAATTAATGCGTGAATTGATCACTGGAAAAGAAACTCAATTCTAA
- a CDS encoding glycosyltransferase — protein MDQIHLISLIFIIAFLIQVYFHFKYFFTFVFNPNQSSTENHKKEAVSVIICAHNELENLKQNLALFLNQEFDDYEVILVNDRSDDGSKDWLISQSESHPHLKYIHIEKTPKNFNSKKYALTKGIEFAKNDIILLSDADCQPASKYWVDRMSQSFTKSASIVLGASLYKKRKGLLNQFIRFETLQTALLYLSFAFKNEAYMGIGRNMAYRKSFFLANGGFKELSSILGGDDDLWVNRHTNKENTSICTDSKSLTFSIPEYKWSSFFKQKKRHLSVGKYYKFKDKLKLGIFHFSQTLLWILFILGLVLGSPTDCLILSFLILMYIVGQYVVFYKLSINFGIKYAHYNLPVLEILFILYYWIWGIYASLTKHLKWK, from the coding sequence ATGGATCAAATCCACCTCATTAGTCTTATATTTATTATAGCATTTTTGATCCAAGTGTATTTCCATTTCAAGTATTTTTTCACATTTGTTTTTAACCCAAATCAATCTTCAACAGAAAATCATAAAAAAGAAGCTGTATCTGTAATTATATGTGCACATAACGAGCTTGAAAACCTAAAGCAGAACCTAGCTCTATTCTTAAATCAGGAATTTGATGATTATGAAGTGATTTTAGTAAACGATCGGTCCGATGACGGAAGCAAAGATTGGTTAATTTCGCAATCTGAATCCCACCCCCATTTAAAGTATATTCACATTGAAAAAACTCCTAAAAATTTTAATTCCAAAAAATATGCGCTTACCAAAGGTATAGAATTTGCAAAAAACGACATTATTTTATTAAGCGATGCAGATTGCCAGCCTGCATCCAAGTATTGGGTTGACAGAATGTCACAATCTTTCACAAAGTCAGCTTCCATCGTTTTAGGAGCTTCTTTATACAAAAAGAGAAAAGGACTGCTAAATCAATTTATTCGATTTGAAACATTACAAACCGCTTTGCTCTATTTATCATTTGCTTTCAAAAATGAAGCCTACATGGGTATCGGTAGAAATATGGCATACAGAAAATCATTTTTCTTAGCCAATGGAGGATTTAAAGAATTAAGCTCAATATTAGGCGGAGATGATGATTTATGGGTTAACAGACATACAAATAAAGAGAACACTTCAATTTGTACTGATTCTAAAAGTTTGACTTTTTCGATACCAGAATATAAGTGGAGTTCGTTTTTCAAACAAAAAAAGAGGCATTTATCAGTAGGGAAATATTATAAATTCAAAGATAAATTGAAATTAGGAATTTTCCATTTTTCACAAACTTTACTCTGGATTTTATTTATATTAGGCTTAGTGTTGGGAAGTCCAACTGATTGTTTAATTTTAAGCTTCCTTATTTTAATGTATATAGTAGGACAATATGTCGTATTTTACAAGCTTAGCATTAATTTTGGGATTAAATATGCGCATTACAATTTACCCGTTTTAGAAATCCTATTTATATTATACTATTGGATTTGGGGAATTTATGCTTCACTTACAAAGCATCTTAAATGGAAATAA
- the tgt gene encoding tRNA guanosine(34) transglycosylase Tgt has translation MQFTISNKDKNSNARAGELTTAHGNIKTPIFMPVGTAGSVKAVHQRELKEDIQAQIILGNTYHLYLRPGLDILQKAGGLHKFNGWDKPILTDSGGYQVYSLSGTRKIKEEGVTFKSHIDGSSHIFSPEGVMDIQRNIGADIIMAFDECTPYPCDYEYARKSMDMTHRWLDRCIKQFDNTEGHYGFEQSLFPIVQGSTYKDLRKRSAEEIASKGRAGNAIGGLSVGEPAEDMYEMTELVCDILPQDKPRYLMGVGTPANILECIALGVDMFDCVMPTRNARNGMLFTTEGIINIRNKKWEDDFSAIDPTLGTYVDTFYSKAYLRHLTHSKEILAAQIASIHNLTFYLWLVEQAREQIISGTFYEWKGKMVKKLMTRL, from the coding sequence ATGCAATTTACGATTTCAAATAAAGATAAAAACTCAAATGCTCGTGCGGGTGAATTAACCACAGCACATGGCAATATCAAAACTCCTATTTTCATGCCTGTTGGTACTGCTGGTTCAGTAAAAGCTGTACATCAGCGTGAATTAAAGGAAGATATTCAGGCTCAAATTATTTTAGGGAATACCTATCATTTATATCTGCGCCCTGGCTTAGATATATTGCAAAAAGCAGGCGGGCTTCATAAATTCAATGGTTGGGATAAGCCAATTTTGACGGATAGCGGTGGTTATCAGGTTTATAGCTTATCAGGAACAAGAAAAATTAAAGAAGAAGGTGTGACCTTTAAATCTCATATTGATGGCTCTTCTCATATTTTCAGTCCTGAGGGCGTGATGGATATTCAGCGAAATATAGGAGCAGATATTATCATGGCTTTTGATGAATGTACTCCTTATCCATGTGATTACGAATATGCGAGGAAATCTATGGATATGACTCACAGATGGTTGGATAGATGCATTAAGCAATTTGACAACACTGAAGGTCATTATGGCTTTGAGCAATCCTTATTTCCCATAGTGCAGGGCAGTACTTATAAAGATTTAAGGAAAAGATCAGCAGAGGAAATAGCTTCAAAAGGCAGGGCTGGAAATGCAATTGGTGGTTTATCTGTTGGAGAACCAGCTGAAGACATGTATGAAATGACCGAGTTAGTTTGTGATATTCTACCTCAAGATAAGCCTCGTTATCTGATGGGAGTGGGGACGCCAGCCAATATTTTGGAATGTATTGCTTTAGGAGTAGATATGTTTGACTGCGTAATGCCAACTCGAAATGCAAGAAATGGTATGTTATTTACCACAGAAGGGATCATCAATATAAGAAATAAAAAATGGGAAGATGATTTTTCCGCTATTGATCCAACTTTAGGAACTTATGTGGACACTTTTTATTCAAAAGCTTATTTAAGACATTTAACACATTCAAAAGAAATTCTCGCGGCTCAAATCGCCAGTATTCATAATTTAACTTTTTACCTTTGGTTGGTGGAGCAAGCTAGAGAACAAATTATATCTGGCACATTTTATGAGTGGAAGGGGAAAATGGTCAAAAAGTTAATGACTAGGTTGTAA
- a CDS encoding LptF/LptG family permease — MKLLDKYILKKFLSTFVFVVIIILAIVTVIDYTEKNDDFMEHNLTFLQILPYYGAFIPWIGNLITPITIFIAAVFVTSKLAGHTEIVAMLASGMSFRRLLVPYMMGAGLVAISSFYLNAYVIPDANKTRIAFESAYIKKPFYFTDRDIHLKIAPETYAYMESYNNQRDVGYRFTLELIEDRKLIEKLSARRIEWDSAKSSWTVKDWTLRKFDGLEEEFSEGKEMDTVLNITPKDFGNTYGLQETLTLTELNDYINLLKERGADNVKVYLIERYIRFMAPFAAIILTFIGVIVSSKKKRGGTGFQIALGFVIAFVFIIFFILSKAIAENSTMNPLLAVWLPNITFSIVGLILYKFVPR, encoded by the coding sequence ATGAAGCTATTAGATAAATATATACTCAAAAAGTTCTTATCCACCTTTGTTTTTGTGGTGATTATTATTCTAGCGATAGTTACAGTAATTGACTATACCGAAAAGAATGATGATTTTATGGAGCATAATCTGACCTTTCTTCAGATTTTACCTTATTATGGTGCATTTATTCCCTGGATAGGAAATTTGATTACACCGATTACAATTTTTATAGCAGCTGTATTTGTAACTTCTAAATTAGCAGGGCATACTGAAATTGTTGCTATGTTGGCAAGTGGTATGAGTTTTAGAAGATTGTTAGTACCTTATATGATGGGTGCTGGCTTGGTCGCAATATCAAGTTTTTATTTAAATGCCTATGTTATCCCCGATGCTAATAAAACCAGAATAGCTTTTGAATCTGCCTATATTAAAAAACCATTTTATTTTACCGATAGAGATATTCATTTAAAAATTGCCCCGGAGACCTATGCTTATATGGAAAGCTACAATAACCAACGGGATGTCGGATATCGCTTTACTTTGGAATTAATTGAAGATAGAAAGCTTATTGAAAAATTAAGTGCCAGAAGAATTGAATGGGATTCAGCCAAAAGCAGCTGGACTGTGAAAGACTGGACTTTAAGGAAATTTGATGGATTGGAAGAGGAATTTTCGGAGGGAAAGGAGATGGATACCGTACTCAATATCACACCCAAAGATTTTGGAAACACTTACGGTTTGCAAGAAACACTTACCCTAACTGAATTAAATGATTATATCAATTTATTGAAAGAAAGAGGTGCTGACAATGTTAAAGTGTATCTAATTGAACGTTATATACGATTTATGGCTCCATTTGCGGCCATCATTTTAACTTTTATCGGTGTGATAGTTTCATCCAAAAAGAAAAGGGGAGGAACAGGTTTTCAAATTGCTTTAGGGTTTGTGATAGCCTTTGTCTTTATTATATTCTTTATTTTAAGCAAAGCCATAGCAGAAAATTCTACTATGAATCCACTGCTAGCTGTTTGGCTTCCAAACATTACTTTTAGTATTGTAGGTTTGATTCTTTATAAATTTGTACCTAGATGA
- a CDS encoding DMT family transporter: protein MTNEVKNYVQLHFIVLIWGLTAILGLLINISAVAVVFYRTLFATVILLFLLYFWKLSFKIGVKEFLKIIGVGLIIGLHWILFFAAARVSTASVCLVGIATCSFWTSLIEPMMSSRKVKIYELALGIMVVIGLYIIFSVEFQYIEGLIMAILAAMLASVFTVLNGKLTHRHNHYVITFYEMMGAFIGSVLLIPLYLFYFDTEVLNFIPVEWDWLYLIILAGICTVLAFSMSVKVQKVLSAFVVNLTVNLEPIYGIILAFLIFGEEEKMSLGFYIGTAIILLSVLCYPMVNRIMKRRALQSDLIR, encoded by the coding sequence ATGACAAATGAGGTAAAAAATTATGTGCAGCTGCATTTTATAGTTTTGATTTGGGGACTGACAGCTATTTTAGGTCTCTTAATTAATATTTCTGCAGTAGCTGTAGTTTTTTACCGTACACTTTTCGCTACCGTCATACTTTTATTTTTACTTTACTTCTGGAAGCTTAGCTTTAAAATAGGCGTGAAAGAATTCCTGAAAATTATTGGAGTAGGTCTAATTATCGGTTTGCATTGGATTCTTTTTTTTGCTGCCGCTAGAGTTTCCACAGCCTCTGTATGTTTGGTGGGGATAGCCACTTGTTCTTTTTGGACGAGTTTGATAGAACCCATGATGAGCAGTAGAAAAGTGAAAATATATGAATTGGCATTGGGTATAATGGTGGTTATTGGGTTGTACATTATATTTAGTGTTGAATTTCAGTATATAGAAGGTCTAATTATGGCGATTTTAGCTGCTATGTTAGCCAGTGTATTTACCGTACTGAATGGTAAATTGACTCATCGCCACAACCATTATGTCATTACTTTTTATGAAATGATGGGAGCATTTATTGGTTCTGTTCTATTAATTCCTCTATATCTATTCTATTTTGATACTGAAGTCCTAAATTTTATTCCAGTTGAATGGGACTGGCTTTACTTGATTATTTTAGCAGGTATTTGTACAGTCCTAGCTTTTTCAATGTCTGTAAAAGTACAAAAAGTATTAAGCGCTTTTGTAGTAAATCTTACAGTTAACCTTGAGCCAATCTATGGAATTATTCTAGCTTTTCTTATTTTTGGTGAGGAAGAGAAAATGAGCCTTGGCTTTTACATAGGAACCGCTATCATTTTACTTTCTGTGCTTTGCTACCCTATGGTGAATAGGATTATGAAACGTAGAGCACTGCAAAGCGATTTAATCAGATAA